The genomic interval GAGCAGAAAAATCAATGGCGACAGGCACCCTCCGGAGTCAGTCCCCACTCTTTCCCACCCCTGACGTCGCTCGACTCGCCTGAATCATTGACCGGATGAAAATAATTTCCTCGTTACCAAGTTCCCGCTTGGTAACGCCTCTTGTTATCAAAGCCATCTCATGTATCCGTTCCTGGACCACCTTCGAGCCGGACTTCGTCGCTGCGGCGTCGAACAGTCCCGGGTGCTGGTCGCGGTTTCCGGTGGTGCAGACAGCGTGGCCTTGCTGCGAGGCCTGGCCACGATCGCCTCAGAGTTTTCGCTCGAATTGACGGTGGCCCATTTGAATCATCGGTTGCGCGGTGCGGCCAGTGACGCGGATGCAGACTGGGTTCGCGCGCTTGCTGCAGCACTGGCATTGCCCTCACAGATCGGAACGGTCGCGCCGGACGAATGGAACGCAGTCGGGAAAGGGATGGAGGAGACGGCTCGAACCGTCCGATACCAATTTTTGGAAGAGACCGCAGCGAAGTGCGAAACGAGTGCGATCGCACTCGCGCACACTGCCGACGATCAAGCAGAGACCGTCCTGCATCACATTCTACGAGGAACAGGCATCGCGGGACTTGGTGGGATGGCGCCCGTACGAAAGTCCGAATCCGGATCGCGTTTGCTGCGACCGATGCTGAATATTCGTCGAAAACAGGTCGAACAGTTCCTGAGCCAACTGACGCAAGATTTCCGGATCGACGCGACAAATACCGACACCACGATGACCAGGAATCGACTCAGACATGTGGTGCTGCCACTGCTGCGGAACGAAATCAATCCCCAGGTCGATGCGGCGATCTGTCGCCTTGCGGAACAGGCCACAGACGTCGAACAAATGGTTCGGCAACTCGCGAACAACCTGCTCGCACGTGCGTTGATTGATCAACAAGCGGATGCGTGCCGGATCGAGACGTCCGTTTTGTTTGACCAGCCAAGACACCTGGTGCGAGAGTTCTTCCGCGAGCTCTGGCGGCAACAACACTGGCCGCAACAGGCGATGACGTTTGAGCACTGGAACCGGCTTTGCGACATCCTCAGTAGTCGAGAGACAGTGACTTTTCCCGAACGAATCGAATCGCGTTTTCACGCCCTGAATTTGCTGGTCATTCGTCAGCTCTCCTGAACGAATATTGACAACTCGAAATTGCAAGGCCGTCAAGAACGTTCGTAACGTCAATAGCCGTGCGCAAAGGATGCGGTCAATCGGAATCGACGGAGGGGCCAGCGACCTTGAACTTGCAAAAATGCCAGAAGCCTCTGTACGGCCAATTTCTGTGAAAAGATTCTCACATCGACGACGGACTGCGATTTGCAGGCCAATTCTTCCCAGCGAAAGGTTTCTTGAAACGCTCTGTTGATGGAACTCGCAAAAATGCGTTTCAGGAGGATGGGACGAGGCTTGCGTCCCACGGGAACGGCACAAACGTCAACAGGCCTGCCGGACGGTGATTGATCTCAATTCATCGTTCGAAATGAACAGCGAGGCGATGCCATGAAACCTCTGAAATTTCTGATTCTGTTGTGGAGTATCAGCTCGCTTCTTCAACCTCGGGGACAAGCAGAACCACATAAGGTGGTGCCTCGTTCGCAACTGGCCGTTGATCTGATCAACCTGAAATCAGGACAGTCAGTACGCGGAGCAATCGTCGGCGCTGACGCCACGCGCATCACCGTTGTGGTCGCGCGCGATTGGTTGAAAGAGGCGTTGCCCAGCATTTATTTGAAGGCCACCGCCGACGAAGACACTGTACAAAAACAAGTTTCCGACCAATTGCAAACAAGGTTGAAACAAGAACTCGAAACAGCACCGAACGAATCCAGGCTCAAATTTTTCTTGAAGTCGGAAGAGGATCGAATCGGAGCAAGCTTGACGGGCACTCAATCTGTGGCGTCCTCGCAATTCGTCTGGGTCACACTATCGCCCCATTCCATCGCGAAGGTGACGCGTGCGGCACCGGATCGGCTACGCCTGGCGGTATGGGCGTGGAGTGAGATGCTTTCCCACGTCGAAACGCGAGATTTTCACGATCTTGAGCGCGAACTGAAACAGCGCAATATCGAACCAACCGCGCCGGCTCCGGACCTGACTGCCAAGCTGCCGCCGCGTCAGCAGGACGACCGAGAATGGGCGGCTCGATTGGCAATCCTCGATTACACGTTGTCAAAGCCAGTCAACTTCGAGGGGACGGCCGACGTGCTGATCCGATCCAACGGGGAACGTAACGAAATTAACGCGACACTGATCGTTTCGAAACTGATGCAGTCGCAAGCCGAATTATTCCTGAACGAGCTGATGTCCGAGCAAAATTCGGATTCGTCGCCGAACACCACCAGGAACTGGCTGAAATCTGCCGGGCGCGAAGCCGATCAGGAATCCGCTCGCGGATTGCGGGTCACCCAGGTTCTGGTGAAATCCGACGGGAAACAGGCCATTGTTGAGATGGCATTCGCCGCCCGAATGCCAGACAAGACCTGGGAAGTGATCTGGTCTCATCAAGAACTGCGGGATGGAACGGCACCAAGAGCCAATCTCGAGGCCAAGATTCTCGCCGATCCACAGCTGAAGCAACTCTTAAACACACTGTCTGCGACCGGCCTTAGCGCCAACGATCAAATCCAGAAGGCAATTCGTTTCGGTGCCGCGACCATGGAAGCCCAGCAAGCCGCCGATACCCAGTTCATGCATTTTTGCGACCGCTACTCGAAACGTCTCGACGCGCCACCGCTGACATGGTCGAAATGAATTTGAGCCGGGAATAATTCGGGATTCGCTCGTACTTGGGTCGCCAAAGCGAATATCATGTGGGGCGTGGTCACATTGGCTTCACCCGCTGAAATCCCATCGCATTCTCGGATCATGATTCATGAATGATTGGCCAGAACAGTTCGCGACGCGTGAGATAACTCGCCGACATTTCTTTCAAGATTGCCGGGTTGGCCTCGGTGGGATGGCTCTGGGATCTTTGCTGGCAGGAGATCGCTCTGCGTTCGCCGAAACGCAGCCGCCGGGATTCACTCCTGGCAGTCGCGGTCTGCACCGCCCCGCACGTGCCAAGGCCGTGATCTTTCTATTCATGGCTGGCGGGCCCAGTCAGTTGGAATTGTTTGATCCCAAGCCCAAGTTGCAAGAACTGAGTGGCCAGGTCATCCCAGAGTCCTACGTAAAAGGGAAACGGTTCGCCTTCATCAAACCTGATGCCAAGCTACTGGGAACGAATCGCAGCTTTCGACAGTATGGCGAATCGGGTGCGGTGATCAGTGAATGCCTTCCGCACCTGGGTACCGTCGCCGACGATATCTGTCTGGTTCGCTCGATGTCCACGGATGTGTTCAACCATGGCCCCGCAAAGTTGTTCATGAACACTGGTTCGCCGCAATTCATGGGACGGCCCAGCATGGGAACCTGGGTCACGTATGGGATCGGAAGCGAATCGAAGAATCTGCCGGGATTCGTCGTTTTGCAATCAGGACCACGCGGACCACGCGGCGGTGCCCCGTTATGGTCGAGCGGATTTCTTCCCACCAGTTTCCAGGGTGTGCCGCTTCGATCAGGCAAAGAGCCAATTCTGAACCTCGGAAATCCATCGGGCATCGATTCCAACCGTCAACGCGATTTCGTGTCCGCGGTGAATGACTTGAACCAGATGCGTCACGAAACAACGCAAGATCCCGAGATTGCGACTCGCATCGCCGCCTATGAAATGGCGTACCGTATGCAGTCGAGTGCCCCAGAGCTGATGGACCTGGGCGGCGAGACGCGAGAAACCCTCGACATGTACGGGGCAGAGCCCGGCAAGCACTCGTTCGCGAATAACTGCCTGCTGGCGCGACGGTTGGTCGAGCGGGGTGTGCGATTTGTGCAGCTCTATCACACCGACTGGGACCATCACGGCAACCCCGACACGGAACTCGGCAAGGCGCTCGATGACCGATGTCGCGAAGTCGATCAAGGTTCGGCCGCACTCGTTCGAGACCTCAAGCGCCACGGACTACTGGACGACACGATCGTCATCTGGGGTGGTGAATTTGGACGTACGCCGCAAGGCGAGGTCCGTGATTTACGAGGCCGCGACCACCACATCGAAGCGTTCACCATGTGGATGGCAGGCGGCGGCATCAAAGCAGGCCAAACCATTGGGGCAACGGACGAAATTGGCTACTACATCACCGAAGATAAGGTGCACGTCCACGATCTGCATGCAACGTTGCTTCATCTTCTGGGAATCGACCACCTGCAACTGACGTACAAATTTCAGGGACGCAACTATCGTTTGACAGACGTCCACGGAAATATCGTCTCGAAGTTGCTCGCGTGACTCATGCAACGGATGTCCCGCGCAACAATCAAGATTCTTGGGGACTGTCAACCTGAACTGCCGCTGCAATCTCCCCCGCGAATTGGCGAATTTTGGTGACGGCGGCGACGATTGAATCTACGGCCGAAAGTTCGGCGAGTAGAACCGGATGATGGAGCGTCAGCATTCCTGCATCCGCGCGCGTCGCCTCGTTTAGTTCATCCGCTCGACGAAAGCGTCGTGAAGCATGAATGAGGTGGAGTCCGCGAAATCCTGGATCGAGTGCAATTCCTTCCGCACGCATTGCAGCAGCGAATTGATTTCGATTCATTCCTTGGAAATCACGGGACTCATACCGAAAGCCCACCTTGTAGTACGCTGGCTCGATCGCATCGGCGGGCACTTGTAGGAGTTCGAGTCCCGGAACATCCTTCAGCAGACTGGCCAGTTTTGCCACGAAGATGCGTCGCTGCGTGTTGAGGCGACCGAGTTGCTGCAGTTGCGGCAACAAGACTGCAGCCTGCATTTCAGAGAGTGGGTACGCGTCGTTCCCTCGCTGCGTGTAACGTTTAATACGTTCGGCAATGTCAGCGCGGCGGCTCAACAAGGCCCCGCCGCGTCCCGCCGTCAGCAGCTTACTTCCCCCAAAACTGTGCACACCGACATCCCCCCAGGTTCCCGCCTTGCGGCCAAAGACAATCGCACCAGGATTCTGACACGCGTCCTCGACGACTGGGATGCTCTGTGCCGCGGCGTGTCGGCAGACCTCTGCCATTTCGACGACACCACCATGCAAGTGCGACACAAGAATCGCGCGCGTACGTGGTGAAACGGCTGCGGCAATTCTCGTAGGGTCGATCTGCCAGGTGACCGGATGCAGATCGATCAGAACGGGAACGGCTCCCAGGCACAGCACATTCTGAAAGTTCGCTTTAAAGTCGTAAGCGGCCATGATGACTTCGTCACCCGGCCCAACACCCGCGCCGCGCAACGCCAATTCGACCGCCGAGGTGCCACTGCTGCACAGGAGAACATGCTCAACACCGTGATCATCGGCCAACTGCCGCACCAGCTCCGGCACATGCGGCCCGTGATATCGGCCCCAATTCCCAGACATGAACAGCTCTTCGAACACGGTACGAAGAGCCTGATCACTACGCGGCCATGTGGGCGCCCCCTGCGGAAAAACGGCCTTGCCGCCAAGGATTGCCGGACGGTGCAAGTCACTCAGGTTCATGCCGATATCGTCATCCCGATTTCATTGCGATGCTTGTTGCAGAATCGATTGCGATGTCTACTATCCTCTGGCTCACGCGCGAGCGTCAATTGACTTCCTTCATCGGAAATGCCCAATGTCGAAGAATATACGATTTGTGATGGTCGGTGGATTCCTGGGTGCCGGCAAAACAACCACGCTCGCGCGTCTCGCGAAGCAATATACGTCTCAGGGTCTAACGGTCGGCATTGTCACGAACGATCAGGCTGCGGATCTGGTCGACACGAAATCATTGCGGTCGCAAGGATTTGAAGTTGGCGAAGTTGCTGGAGCCTGTTTTTGCTGTCGATTTGACGATTTGATCTCGACGATCGACTCCATCGGAAAAGGGCAGGCGCCCGATGTGATATTGGCCGAACCGGTCGGAAGCTGCACCGACCTTGTCGCGACGGTCATCCAACCGCTGAAGCAGCTCTACAAGGCCAGGTTTCAAATCGCGCCTTACGGAGTCATTTTGAAACCGAGCCAGGGACGAAAGATTCTCAAGAACGAACCAGGAACGGGATTCTCGCCCAAGGCCGCCTACATTCTACAGAAGCAGTTGGAAGAAGCAGACCTTATTTTGATCAATCGCGTCGATGAACTATCCGCAGCAGAACTCGCAGAACTGCATACACTGCTGGATCAGCAGTATCCGCATACGCCGCGCCTCTCGATTTCTGCCAAAACGGGGCAGGGGTTTGACGCCTATTTTGAGTTCCTGGACCAGGTCGGCGATTTCGGTCGACGAATTCTGGACATTGACTACGACATTTACGCTGAGGGCGAAGCCGAACTTGGCTGGTTGAACAGCAATGTCCAGATCTCATCAACGACGGAATTTCCTTTGGACAAACTGCTGCTCGAATTGATTGGTGTGTTGAAGCAACGGCTGGTGGAAGCGGGGCTCGAAGTCGCTCATCTGAAACTGATCGGCTTAAGTCCGGCGGCATTCGGTGTGGCAAATCTGGTCAGTCGCGATTTGCCGCCGGAACTGTCATTGCCGTCTCACGCCACGACCCGAACCGTGGAACTGGTCGTGAATGCCCGGGTGGCATGTGACCCGGGTCTGCTGGGCGAACTGGCAGACGAGACGATCCGACAGGTCTGTTCGACCTATGCCGCAACGGCCCAATTCGGCGGAGCACAAATGTTTCGACCTGGCCGGCCCCAGCCAACCCATCGCATGAGTCGTGCGGGAAGCGTATAATCAGTTGTCCGTGAAAGATCGTGTTCGCCTTGTGCTGCCTTGGGCATTGAAACGAGGTGTTCGCTGTCCAAAGCGGAAAGAGAATTCCATTCAGCGAAATCCGACATCGCATCGCTGGAATCTGCTAATCAGGATCAGTGCCCCATGTATCTGCGTATGGCCCGTCGTCTCCTGCTGGAAACCGATAAGCGTTTGCTGTGGAAGCTCGCATACAACTTTGGTTTCAAGGGAATGATGTCCGTTCAGCGGTTCAAACGGCGGATGAAACGGGGCGAGTTTTTCCCGCCGTTCATCTACATCTCGGTCATCAATAGCTGCAACTTGCGATGTCAGGGCTGCTGGGTCGATGTCTCGGCCAAACAACAGATTATTGATGTCCCGGCGATGAATCGGCTGCTGAATGAAGCCAAGGAAGCTGGGAATTACTTCTTCGGAATCGTGGGCGGCGAGCCGTTCATGCATCCGCACTTGCTAGAGATCCTGGCCGCGCATCCCGATTGTTATTTCCAAGTCTTCACAAACGGGCATTTCATTACGCCTGAAGTCGCTGCCGAACTGCGACGACTTGGCAACGTCACCCCCCTGATCAGTGTCGAGGGGACCGAAATTGTCAGCGATGAACGACGCGGTCGTCCGGAAGTGCTGTCGAAAACGATGGAAGGCCTGAAGAATTGCCTGGAGCACAAGGTGATTACAGGAGTCTGTACCAGCGTTTGCCAGACGAACCTTGACGATCTGGTCAACGAAAAATGGCTGGATCGCCTGATCGAAATGGGCGTGATGTACTCCTGGTTCCATGTCTATCGCCCCATGGGCCCGAATCCACAGCCAGAACTTTCACTGAGCCGAGAGCAGCAACTGCGTATTCGCCGATTTGTCGTCGATATGCGTGTGCGCAAACCAATCGGAATTATCGACGCCTATTACGACGGGGAAGGGAAGGCTCTTTGTCCCGCGGCATCTGGACTGACTCATCACATCAACCCCTGGGGTGGAATCGAACCCTGCCCGATTATCCAATTCGCCAAAGACTCGATTCACGACACACGTCACATTAAAGACGTGATTGGAAAATCCGAATTCTTACGTGATTTCCGACAGGTTGCAGCATCCGCCACGCGCGGCTGCATTGTGCTTGAACGCCCGGACTTGCTACGGCAATTGGTCGTCAGCCATGAGGCAGGCGACCAGACAGCGCGGAAGTCGGCACTCGCCGAACTGACCAAGATGGATTCACGACCATCTCAGTACGGCCCTGGGCAAGAGATTCCAGAGCGCAGCTGGGTTTATCGATTCGCCAAGCGATTCTGGTTCAATGACTTCGGTGCCTATAAGTCGCTTGATGCCGCGACTGCCGCCCAGCAGTCCGCGTCGGTCTGATCTGAAACGGCCGTTTTTCTGGCGCGAGTCGGCTGATCGAACGCGCCGTCGCTTCCTTGAGAACCGTCACTGACTTGAGGCATCAAGAACTGAAGAGATCATCTGTGCGCAACAGTTGATTTCCAGAAGAAGTGCTCGGCGGAATGCACTTTATTCCAGCCGGTAGATGGTGGCATCGGATGCGATTGCCAATAGCGTGTTGTTTACCTGTCGCAGTCCCAAGGAAAGCGATTGCGGCAGGACAATCCGCTTAAGTTCTTCGCCCGTCTGCGAATTGAGGACAAGTACAACACCACTTCGGCATGCGACCCAGAGCGTGTCATCGCGCAGTAGAATCGGGCCCGTCGGTTGTTCCGGCCCCAGATTGTAATTCCATTTTTCCGGTAAGTTCTTCCCCTCACTCAAGCAATGCAGCAGCCCATCGCCAGCGTGAACAACCAGATTGTCGCCGGGAAGCCAAAGGTTCTTCACCGGCGCCTCAAGACGGGATTGCCCGTCGGTGTCGAAAGAGTGCACATTCAATTGTCGGCAGACACCGCTGGCGTCGGCAACATACAGTGACTCACCACGAACGATTGGGCGAACGTCGATCGGATGTTCCAATTGCAGCTTGGCGACTTCTGCCAGATGTGGAACGTCTGCCTGACGCAGTTGAATCCGGATGATTCTGCCGACCGCGTCACAGGCAATCAGTTCTCGTCCATCGACACGAACCAAATGTGCCCACTTGTGGTCCTGTCCATCGCCAACGGGAACGTGATACTCCTGGACTTTCTTCTTGGCTGACGTCAATGACAGCAGTGCCAATCGCCCAGATAGCGGCAGAACCAAGCCATCGTCGAGCAGGACGGGATCGGTCGCGGGCATGTCATTGAGCGGGTACTGGCTTGAAATCTGCCCAGCGTTGTTCAGAACGAATAGTCGATTTGTGTCCCCGCCTGCCGCCAGCACCAGACGTTGATCATCAAGTAACGTTGCTCGAATTGGCTTTGTGATGTTCGCCGGAAGCTCGAGATCAACGCCTGCCTTCAGATCGACGCCACCATTCATGACGCGGTTTTTACTGAGAGAATAGACCGTTCCGCTCTCTCCAACCCAGGCGATCCCGTCATCGCGAGTCGGACCGACCTCCAGGGGTGCGTCACCAACGATGCAGCGCCAGGGGTTGACCAGCTTCTCGCGTTCGACGGGCGAGAATGTGACCGCGTCACTATAACGAGACTTCCGCCCCACGAAAAAATTGTCGCCGACAAGCTGCAACGGTTGCGACGCGATGCCCGGCGCCGTTGAGTTCGAGTCCATTCGGATGCTGTCACTGACAATTTCAAAATGCCGGAACGCCGACCCTGCCGACCAGAACTGCCCGTCCGCCCCCAACGCGACGAACAGTGGCGCATTGATGCGTTCACGAACGTTGGCTTGATCGGCACGGTACTGCCCAATCGGCGAGATCCCCGCATGCCCCGCTTCGTCAGACACTGCGAACGCAGCAAACTGTTCACCCGACGACGGAACAACCAATTGATTGCCGCGGAGTACCGGGGTATCGCGAACCTGTCCCGTGACACGGGTCGAAGCCAGTTCCACGAGCGACTGGCCGGGCTTACCCGCGTCCCAAAGTCGCAGCCTGGCACTATCTACCTGATCATTTTCGCAGAGGAGCAACAGTTGCCCCATCGAGAGCGGCGGTGCGGAAATGGAGCCAGCCGCATGATCGGTAAACGTCGTCGCGATCGCGGATAATGTTGGTTGTGCCGAGGTCGATTTCAGCGACAACGTGTAGATCATCGCCTTCTCGCCGGGAACCAGCAGAAACTCGCCATCGCGAGACAGTGCAGGGGTCGATGCCAGATTCTGCGAAAAGTGAACGGTGGCGGACAATCGTCCTGTATCGACGTCAATCCGCACGAGCGACTGGTCCGCGAGAGCCAGGTACAGTTGTCCTTCGTGCTGCAGGGGAGCCCCGATCGCGCGAGAGTTCAATGGTTGGCGCCAGATCAGATTTCCTGTCGCCAACTCGCACGCCAGAATCGACTGTGTGCGCGTATCAAACAACACGACAGATGACTGCGCTGCCGACGTCAGAACCGGAAAGAAGGGGGAATTGATTCCGACAACGCGACGCCACACAAGTTCGCCCGTTACCGTATCAATCGCATAGCACGAGTCCTTCGCGATCGCGAAAACGACTCGCCCTTGCGACGATTCATCGGTACGAGACCGAAGATGCAAAAGTCCAACAACCGGCTCGTGGGGCGGTGCGGGACCGTCAGACGATTCGGCACGTCGTTCTGTATCGTCGACCGCGACGACGGACCGTTCAAGATCCAATGACTTTAGTTGCGTATCTTTGACGCGTTTTGACTGCAGGAACTCGGGAAACAATTTGACCAGTCGATCGGCTTCCGCCAGGGCTCGCATCGGTTCGCGTTTCGCAAGAGCGTCATCGACGGTCTTCATCGCCAGATCGAACGCTTGCTGCTTTTCGATCGCACGATCGGCCTTCAGCCGCTGGTCGTTGATACGCGCCACGGTCCCCACTGGAGGCGTTGCGGGATCGGCGTAGCGTTCGAGCAGATTCTGCGCCTCTTTCGAGACGACCAGCATCTCGGGATCACGAGCCGTCTCCGCAGATTTTGCCGCCCCCATCGAAATCTGTTCGGCATATTGAAAGATCGCCGAATGCAAGTCCGAAAAATCGGACTCGTTCCGATGGACCTTGATCAACCCATTCAGTTTTTCCAGCCCCGGCTTCCACGCGGGAGCTGCGCCCGAAATGTCTTTCTGAATCATGGCCCGGGTCAGGCCTCGCACCGCATGACGATGTAAACCATGATTCGGATATTGTGCGAGAAAACGTTCAAACGAGGATATCGACTGCGCATACTGCCCGCCGTTCATTTCGCTCAGGGCGCGGTCGTATAGCCGATTGGATTGCTCGCGATTGATCAAGAACCAGAAGATCCCGGTCACAAGCAGCAGGACCAGTGCGCCCCCCGATAGCCCCAGCACGAGCGGCGATTTGAGGACTTCCTGTTCACCCGGCCGAACCGGCCTTCGTCCCCCGGTCGTCGACTCCACTTTGCCATACTTCTTCCTTTCGAAAGAGGCATGGCTCAGATCACCAGCAAACACATCGTCTTGTTCATCCTCGTCGTCATTGAACATGGCTTCCATGACGGCCTGAGACTCCGTCATGACCTTCCCATCAAACAGCGACATGTCATCGACATTCGGTTCAGCAGGCTCCGCCTTCTTCGCGCTGACCTTCTTCGGTCGTGGTGGCGAGGCGTCTTTCGAGTGTCCAGCATCGGCCGGAGAGGCATCAAACAGCAGGTCGACGGTACCGATCCGAATGACGTCTCCCGATCGCAGCCCTGCCTGCACCACAGTCGTGCCGTTGACCTCAACACCATCTGAAGTTGCTGCAGTGACTTCAAATTGCGATTTGTTCCAGCCGATACGGCAATGGAGGGGAAGCACCTCGCGTTCAGGGATGCAAATGTCGTTGAATTGCTGGCGGCCAATGCTGGTCGGTTGCGTTCGAGACAATTCTCGAGTTTCCGTGTTTCCGTCAGCATGTCGAAGCGTGAGATGAGCCATTGCGTTCTTTAAATCAGAAAGTGGTGACCACCAAGGCGAAGGACAAAGTGATGATCAATTCAATCAGCCTTCTTTTGGGACGACATGCGGATTTTCTGCACTCCAATTTCATTGGCAGCATCAATGACGGCAATCACCGTGCGATGAAGTGATTGAGAACTGGCCGAGACGAGCAACTCCGTTTTTTGTTCTCGACGCATTTTATCCCGAAGAGTCTCGGCAAGTCGGCTGACATCCGACAGCGGCTCGTCATCGATCCAGATGCCGTTGCTGGCATCGATTTTGACCAGGATCGAAGTCCCCTGGAGATCTTCCAGTGTTTTGACCTGTTGCGTCGCTCCTTTTTGATCGGGATCGGGCGTGGGAACCTCGATGCTTTTCTGCAAACTGAACGACGCCGACACCATAAAGAAAATCAGCAACTGAAAGGTCACGTCGACCATCGGCGTCAGATCCATATCATCTGCGATCATCGGTTTGCGTTTGAATGTGAGCGGTCCTTCCGAATCGTCGTCGTTTCCAATTTCTGCGGGTACAAATGGCGCTTCGTCGGCATCCGCGAACCGTTCGTCTGTCGCTTCGCCTTCTTCGGATTCGCCCCCAGTCAGGACGTTGGGCTCATTTTGTGCATTCCCCTCGGGCGGTTGTGTGACCTCTTCGAAGATTTCAGCGTTTGGCTCCACCCCATCTTCTTCGATGGACGGTTCCACCTTGGGCCGCGGATCGGCGGTTGGCGTGGGGAAATCCTGAAAGGGGACGGTGATTTCGTTGCCGCACTTGGGACATTCGACGAGGTGCCCCGCCTCACGGCGGGAAATCGCCATCAGGGCTTCACATGACGGACATCGAAATCGAATCGGCATAGTCTCTCGTCGTCTGCGGAAGTCGTCGTTCGTACTCGCCCGTCGGTGGTGGCGGGCTCGGTTTGCGTTGTGGATCTATTCTTTTGGTTTGTCTCCGACTCCCATGAACAATTCCGCTCCATCGACCGATTTGATTGCCTGCGACACCTCATCGACCAGACCGTGTGAGACATCGCCTTCCGCTTTGAGCACGATGCGGTTTTTCCGATCACGCACGCTCTCTTCCACGTAACGACGGACGTCCGCCAGATCCGCTTCTTCGCCTGCGCCGTCGCCCATTACGATATGTGGGGAATCGGCCGAATTTTTGGGAGCCAGAATGGTCACGACGGTCGCGCTGGCCGAATCCACACCAATGCTGTGCTGTGCTGGTGGAACGTCAACGTCGGGAGTTCCCTGCATTGTGGAAGCGACCATGAAGAAGATCAGCAGCAGGAATGTCACATCGATCATCGGCGTGATATCCATTTCGCCGTCGGCGACTTTCCGTCCGCCGCCGAAGCTGCCTGCATCGGAAAAGAGCCCCCGTCGTGCCATGCTTGTTCTTTCACGCTCACGCTAACCGGAACGTCAATTTCGTGCGAGCGCCCCATTGGTACTGACTTAAGTTCCCACCGAACCATGCGGCGATCCGGGACGATCCCTCCCGTTTCGCATGCTTTATTTGCGTTTCGCCACGGCTTGTTCAAGTTGATCGAGGAAGCGGCCAATCTGGTGTTGGACGCTGTCGGTCAATCGTCCGATTCGAACCTGCATTGAGGCCATGCACATCACGAGAGGAATCGCGATCATCAGTCCGACGGCCGTGGTAATCAACGCGAAGCTGATGTCGTTG from Schlesneria paludicola DSM 18645 carries:
- a CDS encoding outer membrane protein assembly factor BamB family protein produces the protein MSRTQPTSIGRQQFNDICIPEREVLPLHCRIGWNKSQFEVTAATSDGVEVNGTTVVQAGLRSGDVIRIGTVDLLFDASPADAGHSKDASPPRPKKVSAKKAEPAEPNVDDMSLFDGKVMTESQAVMEAMFNDDEDEQDDVFAGDLSHASFERKKYGKVESTTGGRRPVRPGEQEVLKSPLVLGLSGGALVLLLVTGIFWFLINREQSNRLYDRALSEMNGGQYAQSISSFERFLAQYPNHGLHRHAVRGLTRAMIQKDISGAAPAWKPGLEKLNGLIKVHRNESDFSDLHSAIFQYAEQISMGAAKSAETARDPEMLVVSKEAQNLLERYADPATPPVGTVARINDQRLKADRAIEKQQAFDLAMKTVDDALAKREPMRALAEADRLVKLFPEFLQSKRVKDTQLKSLDLERSVVAVDDTERRAESSDGPAPPHEPVVGLLHLRSRTDESSQGRVVFAIAKDSCYAIDTVTGELVWRRVVGINSPFFPVLTSAAQSSVVLFDTRTQSILACELATGNLIWRQPLNSRAIGAPLQHEGQLYLALADQSLVRIDVDTGRLSATVHFSQNLASTPALSRDGEFLLVPGEKAMIYTLSLKSTSAQPTLSAIATTFTDHAAGSISAPPLSMGQLLLLCENDQVDSARLRLWDAGKPGQSLVELASTRVTGQVRDTPVLRGNQLVVPSSGEQFAAFAVSDEAGHAGISPIGQYRADQANVRERINAPLFVALGADGQFWSAGSAFRHFEIVSDSIRMDSNSTAPGIASQPLQLVGDNFFVGRKSRYSDAVTFSPVEREKLVNPWRCIVGDAPLEVGPTRDDGIAWVGESGTVYSLSKNRVMNGGVDLKAGVDLELPANITKPIRATLLDDQRLVLAAGGDTNRLFVLNNAGQISSQYPLNDMPATDPVLLDDGLVLPLSGRLALLSLTSAKKKVQEYHVPVGDGQDHKWAHLVRVDGRELIACDAVGRIIRIQLRQADVPHLAEVAKLQLEHPIDVRPIVRGESLYVADASGVCRQLNVHSFDTDGQSRLEAPVKNLWLPGDNLVVHAGDGLLHCLSEGKNLPEKWNYNLGPEQPTGPILLRDDTLWVACRSGVVLVLNSQTGEELKRIVLPQSLSLGLRQVNNTLLAIASDATIYRLE
- a CDS encoding ExbD/TolR family protein; the protein is MAISRREAGHLVECPKCGNEITVPFQDFPTPTADPRPKVEPSIEEDGVEPNAEIFEEVTQPPEGNAQNEPNVLTGGESEEGEATDERFADADEAPFVPAEIGNDDDSEGPLTFKRKPMIADDMDLTPMVDVTFQLLIFFMVSASFSLQKSIEVPTPDPDQKGATQQVKTLEDLQGTSILVKIDASNGIWIDDEPLSDVSRLAETLRDKMRREQKTELLVSASSQSLHRTVIAVIDAANEIGVQKIRMSSQKKAD
- a CDS encoding ExbD/TolR family protein; translated protein: MARRGLFSDAGSFGGGRKVADGEMDITPMIDVTFLLLIFFMVASTMQGTPDVDVPPAQHSIGVDSASATVVTILAPKNSADSPHIVMGDGAGEEADLADVRRYVEESVRDRKNRIVLKAEGDVSHGLVDEVSQAIKSVDGAELFMGVGDKPKE